One region of Thermodesulfobacteriota bacterium genomic DNA includes:
- the glnA gene encoding type I glutamate--ammonia ligase, which produces MATLNKKDVLRIVKEKKVKFVRLWFTDILGFLKSFSITVRELEAALEDGMGFDGSSIAGFARIDESDMVAKPDPSTFRIFPWKTNDHVVAVMFCDILQPDGSPYQSDPRWVLKKNLERARKMGFTFNVGPELEFFFFKNSTGKPEFLDSGGYFDLTPLDVASDLRKQIVMALEEMGVPVEYSHHEVAPSQHEIDLKYSDALTMADRTMIYRLIVKEVALKNGVYASFMPKPVYGVNGSGMHTHQSLFRGGKNAFFDPKDKYHLSEIAKHYIAGLMRHAREITLVTNQWVNSYKRLVPGYEAPVYISWAQRNRSDLIRIPVYKPGKEMATRVEYRCPDPACNPYLAFAVMLAAGLEGIEKKYPLRDPVERNVYEMTEKERRRYRIETLPEDLWEAIQVTEKSDLVRRALGDEVFFKFIENKKMEWERYRARVTDYELEQYFSIL; this is translated from the coding sequence ATGGCGACGCTAAACAAGAAGGATGTGTTGCGGATCGTGAAAGAGAAGAAGGTCAAGTTCGTCCGGCTCTGGTTCACCGACATCCTCGGGTTTTTGAAGAGCTTTTCGATCACCGTCCGCGAGCTGGAGGCCGCCCTGGAGGACGGCATGGGGTTCGACGGTTCCTCGATCGCTGGATTTGCCCGCATCGACGAGAGCGATATGGTGGCCAAACCCGATCCTTCCACCTTCCGGATCTTTCCCTGGAAAACGAACGATCATGTGGTGGCCGTGATGTTCTGCGACATCCTCCAACCGGATGGCAGCCCCTATCAGAGCGATCCCCGGTGGGTTTTGAAGAAGAATTTGGAGCGGGCGAGGAAGATGGGGTTTACCTTCAACGTCGGGCCTGAACTCGAATTCTTCTTTTTCAAAAATTCGACCGGAAAGCCCGAGTTTCTCGACTCGGGGGGCTATTTCGACCTCACCCCCCTCGATGTGGCGAGCGACCTCCGGAAGCAGATCGTGATGGCCCTCGAGGAGATGGGCGTCCCCGTAGAATACAGCCACCATGAGGTGGCCCCGAGCCAGCACGAGATCGATCTTAAATATTCGGACGCCCTCACCATGGCCGATCGGACGATGATCTATCGGTTGATCGTCAAGGAGGTGGCCCTCAAGAACGGGGTCTATGCCAGCTTCATGCCCAAACCGGTCTATGGGGTCAACGGAAGCGGGATGCACACCCATCAATCTCTCTTCCGGGGAGGGAAGAACGCCTTCTTCGATCCGAAAGACAAGTACCACCTCTCCGAGATCGCCAAGCACTATATCGCCGGTCTGATGAGACATGCCCGGGAGATCACGCTGGTCACCAACCAGTGGGTGAATTCCTACAAGCGGCTGGTGCCGGGATACGAGGCGCCCGTCTATATCTCTTGGGCCCAACGAAACCGCTCCGACCTCATCCGGATTCCGGTCTACAAACCCGGAAAGGAGATGGCCACCCGAGTCGAATACCGGTGTCCGGATCCGGCCTGCAACCCCTATCTGGCCTTTGCCGTCATGTTGGCGGCGGGCTTGGAGGGGATCGAGAAGAAGTATCCCCTGAGGGATCCGGTGGAGAGAAATGTCTACGAAATGACCGAGAAGGAACGGAGAAGATACCGGATCGAGACGCTACCGGAGGATCTCTGGGAAGCGATCCAGGTGACCGAGAAGAGCGATCTGGTCCGAAGGGCCCTGGGAGACGAGGTCTTTTTTAAATTCATCGAGAACAAGAAGATGGAATGGGAGCGTTACCGGGCCAGGGTGACGGACTACGAGCTGGAGCAGTACTTCTCGATCCTATAG
- a CDS encoding GAF and ANTAR domain-containing protein, whose translation MREPRTWRRPLASKKTSYKEQIKALTEISKAIASDRYLDDILKLIVTVTANVMDSKICSLWLLDEKEKVLKIRATQTMSEEYLKERSLKLGEGIVGYVAQTRKPLTILDVLKEPRYKEKELAKKEGLVSMISVPLCVKDKVIGVINCYTSYPHQFTEGEKEILTAVASQAAICIESTELMVKTKVIQEELEARKLVERAKGVLMRRQGLSEEEAFKRIRKASMDSRKSMREIAEAILLTDKMGT comes from the coding sequence TTGAGGGAACCTCGAACCTGGAGGAGGCCTCTGGCTTCGAAAAAGACCTCCTACAAAGAGCAGATCAAGGCCCTGACGGAGATCAGCAAGGCCATCGCCTCGGACCGCTACCTCGACGACATCTTGAAGCTGATCGTCACGGTGACGGCCAACGTGATGGACTCGAAGATCTGTTCCCTCTGGCTCCTCGACGAGAAGGAGAAGGTGCTGAAGATCCGGGCCACCCAGACGATGAGCGAGGAATACCTCAAGGAGAGGAGCCTCAAGCTAGGAGAAGGGATCGTCGGATACGTGGCCCAGACCCGTAAACCCCTGACGATCCTCGACGTCCTGAAGGAGCCCCGCTACAAGGAGAAAGAACTGGCCAAGAAGGAGGGGCTCGTCTCCATGATCAGCGTCCCCCTCTGCGTCAAGGACAAGGTCATCGGGGTCATCAACTGCTATACCTCTTATCCCCATCAATTCACCGAAGGCGAGAAAGAGATCCTCACGGCGGTGGCCAGCCAGGCGGCCATCTGCATCGAGAGCACGGAGCTGATGGTGAAGACGAAGGTGATCCAGGAGGAGCTGGAGGCGAGGAAGCTGGTCGAGCGGGCCAAGGGCGTCCTGATGAGGCGTCAAGGGTTGAGCGAAGAGGAGGCCTTCAAACGGATTCGGAAGGCCAGCATGGACAGCCGAAAGAGCATGCGGGAGATCGCCGAGGCCATCCTCCTCACGGACAAGATGGGGACATAG
- a CDS encoding FAD-binding protein yields MAYPAELRALIRRVEETRPERLAKKREGWEFPRLSLSEKEERLRQFHPSYVEGALRPLRIGPSKGYAVPVEICEILEAWGRIDPDRVDLSDVSLETDVLIIGGGGAGTAASLIAQEQGARVLLATKLRHGDANTMMAEGGIQAASRPGKDSPYYHYLDTIGGGHFTNVPELVYTLVTQAPRVLQWLEGLGVIFDKKPDGNLKTFHLGGMSRKRDHVAADITGTEIMRTLRDEARNRPGIQILEFTPAVELLLNEHGDCAGALLYNLETEEYHLVRAKAVILATGGSGRLHIGGFPTTNHYGATGDGLVLAYRAGVEVCFLHTTQYHPTGAVFPEQAEGLLISEKFRGAGAQLLNIEGRPFVCETEPRDACASSIIRECRLGKGVETPSGKVGVWLDTPMIDLLYGEGTVAQQFVGKFKLFKRYGIDLSKDPLLVYPTLHYQNGGLRFNEKGETSIRGLYAAGEVTGGVHGENRLGGNSLMDVLVFGRIAGRNGALYALDMARQGRLSLDHVRRFHEELREAGVDRRRISPLLLPDYTNPLVRNRQLTTVYEGTLR; encoded by the coding sequence ATGGCTTACCCCGCCGAGCTCAGAGCCTTGATTCGAAGGGTCGAAGAGACCCGGCCCGAACGTCTGGCCAAGAAGCGGGAGGGCTGGGAGTTTCCGAGGCTCTCCCTCTCGGAGAAGGAAGAGCGGCTCAGGCAGTTTCATCCCTCCTACGTCGAAGGGGCCCTGAGGCCGTTGCGGATCGGTCCGAGCAAGGGCTACGCCGTCCCCGTGGAGATTTGTGAGATCTTGGAGGCCTGGGGCCGAATCGACCCGGACCGGGTCGACCTTTCGGATGTGAGTCTCGAAACCGATGTTCTAATCATCGGTGGGGGAGGGGCGGGGACGGCCGCAAGTCTCATCGCCCAGGAACAAGGGGCCAGGGTCCTGCTCGCCACCAAACTGAGACACGGGGATGCCAACACGATGATGGCCGAGGGAGGGATCCAGGCCGCCTCTCGACCGGGCAAGGACTCTCCTTATTATCACTACCTCGATACGATCGGAGGCGGCCACTTCACCAACGTCCCCGAACTCGTCTATACCCTCGTGACGCAGGCCCCCAGGGTCCTGCAATGGCTCGAGGGGCTGGGCGTGATCTTCGACAAGAAACCGGACGGAAACCTCAAGACCTTCCACCTCGGAGGGATGTCCCGGAAGAGGGATCACGTGGCGGCCGACATCACGGGCACGGAGATCATGCGAACCCTCAGGGACGAGGCGCGGAACAGGCCGGGGATCCAGATCCTCGAGTTCACCCCGGCGGTGGAGCTGCTTCTCAACGAGCATGGCGATTGCGCCGGCGCCCTCCTCTACAACCTCGAAACGGAGGAGTATCATCTGGTCAGGGCGAAGGCCGTGATTCTCGCCACCGGAGGTTCCGGTCGGTTACACATCGGCGGCTTTCCCACGACCAATCATTACGGGGCCACGGGCGATGGTCTGGTCCTGGCCTATCGGGCAGGCGTGGAGGTCTGCTTCCTTCACACGACCCAGTATCATCCGACGGGTGCGGTCTTCCCGGAGCAGGCGGAGGGGTTGTTGATCTCCGAAAAGTTCAGGGGAGCGGGGGCCCAGCTGCTCAACATCGAAGGGAGGCCCTTCGTCTGCGAGACAGAGCCCCGGGATGCCTGTGCCTCTTCCATCATCCGGGAGTGCCGTCTGGGGAAGGGGGTCGAAACCCCTTCCGGGAAGGTCGGGGTCTGGCTCGATACGCCGATGATCGATCTCCTCTACGGAGAGGGGACGGTTGCCCAACAGTTCGTCGGAAAGTTTAAGCTCTTCAAACGATATGGGATCGACCTTTCGAAGGATCCTCTCTTGGTCTATCCGACCCTCCATTACCAGAACGGGGGGCTGAGGTTTAACGAGAAAGGGGAGACCTCGATCAGAGGTCTTTATGCCGCTGGCGAGGTGACCGGAGGGGTCCACGGAGAGAACCGCTTGGGAGGAAACTCCCTCATGGATGTCCTCGTCTTCGGAAGGATCGCCGGGAGAAACGGTGCCCTCTATGCCTTGGACATGGCTCGGCAGGGCCGTCTGAGCCTCGACCACGTGAGGAGATTTCACGAGGAGTTGAGAGAGGCAGGCGTCGACCGGCGGAGGATCTCCCCCCTTCTTCTTCCGGATTACACCAATCCTCTCGTGAGAAACCGTCAGCTGACGACAGTATACGAAGGGACCCTCAGGTAG
- a CDS encoding fatty acid--CoA ligase — protein sequence MNLVETLKKASKLFPGKEAIVCGGRRWSYRQFQERINQLSRVLRSLGVEKGDKVAILHPNCHTFLESYYGIGQIGAIAVPINIRLSPGEMAYILEDSESKVLISDPQYRGPIDSIRERLPGVKRILWTGDPSGLTGEAASSYEEMLRREAPDPLPEVPIDGEDIAQLYYTSGTTGRPKGVMLTHKNVTTHALGTIAELHLTDRDVWVHVAPLFHLADAWATWAITWVGGTHVLVREFNPKVVLETIEKERVTLTNLIPTMLNLMVNHPDAGRHDYSSLRVLLSGGAPIAPEVVRKIVATFKCDYIQTYGMTETSPYLTLSILKEPLRRLPEEDQLRFKSKTGREFIAVELKVVNEKGEEVQKDEKEVGEIIVRGDIVTPGYWKLPEETAKAIRQGWLYTGDMAVMDEEGYVTIVDRKKDMILTGGENVYSTEVENVLYMHPAILECAVIGVPDEKWGEAVKGIVVLKPGAQATAEEIIQFCKERIAHYKAPKSIDFLEALPKTGSGKIQKKELREPYWKGYEKKVH from the coding sequence ATGAACCTGGTGGAGACCTTGAAAAAGGCGAGCAAGCTCTTTCCTGGGAAAGAGGCGATCGTCTGCGGAGGGAGGCGTTGGAGCTATCGACAATTTCAGGAAAGGATCAACCAGCTCTCCCGGGTCTTGCGGTCCCTCGGCGTCGAGAAAGGGGACAAGGTGGCGATCCTACACCCCAACTGCCACACCTTTCTCGAGTCCTATTATGGGATCGGCCAGATCGGGGCCATCGCGGTCCCCATCAACATCCGTCTCTCGCCCGGAGAGATGGCCTATATCCTCGAGGACTCGGAATCGAAGGTGTTGATCTCTGATCCCCAATACAGGGGGCCGATCGACTCGATCCGGGAGCGGCTCCCGGGGGTGAAAAGGATCCTCTGGACTGGAGACCCGAGCGGGCTGACGGGGGAGGCAGCCTCCTCCTATGAGGAGATGCTCCGGAGGGAGGCCCCGGATCCCCTCCCCGAAGTCCCGATCGACGGAGAGGACATCGCCCAGCTCTACTACACGAGCGGGACCACAGGGAGGCCCAAAGGGGTGATGCTCACCCATAAGAATGTCACCACCCATGCCCTCGGAACGATCGCCGAGCTTCACCTGACCGACCGGGATGTCTGGGTCCACGTCGCCCCCCTCTTCCACCTGGCCGATGCCTGGGCCACCTGGGCCATCACCTGGGTCGGCGGAACCCATGTCCTGGTGAGGGAGTTCAACCCCAAGGTCGTGCTCGAGACGATCGAGAAGGAGAGGGTGACCCTGACCAATCTGATCCCCACCATGCTCAACCTGATGGTGAACCATCCGGACGCAGGAAGGCACGATTACAGCAGCCTGAGGGTTCTTTTGAGCGGAGGTGCGCCCATCGCGCCAGAGGTGGTCCGGAAGATCGTGGCGACCTTCAAATGCGATTACATCCAGACCTACGGGATGACCGAGACCAGCCCTTACCTCACCCTGTCCATTCTCAAGGAGCCTCTGAGGAGGCTTCCGGAGGAGGACCAGTTGAGATTTAAGTCGAAGACCGGGAGGGAGTTCATCGCGGTAGAGTTGAAGGTGGTCAACGAGAAAGGGGAAGAGGTCCAAAAGGACGAGAAAGAGGTGGGGGAGATCATCGTGAGGGGCGATATCGTGACCCCGGGCTACTGGAAGCTTCCCGAGGAGACGGCCAAGGCGATCCGCCAGGGCTGGCTCTACACCGGCGACATGGCCGTGATGGACGAAGAAGGGTATGTGACGATCGTCGATCGCAAAAAAGATATGATCCTCACCGGAGGCGAAAACGTCTACTCCACCGAGGTGGAGAATGTCCTTTACATGCACCCCGCCATCTTGGAATGCGCGGTCATCGGCGTTCCCGATGAAAAATGGGGCGAGGCGGTCAAAGGGATCGTCGTGCTCAAGCCCGGCGCCCAGGCCACGGCCGAGGAGATCATCCAGTTCTGCAAGGAACGGATCGCCCATTACAAGGCCCCCAAGTCGATCGACTTCCTGGAGGCCCTGCCCAAAACGGGCTCCGGAAAGATCCAGAAGAAAGAACTCCGAGAGCCTTACTGGAAAGGGTACGAGAAGAAGGTCCACTGA
- a CDS encoding histone-lysine N-methyltransferase — MVLTKKKRAILAKTANVQFPLIDTQEPNLYRHIFPYDEVCRIEFDNRFVFIDPPEEIFITDTTFRDGQQARPPYTVEQIVDLFDMLHKLGGANGVIRQCEFFLYSEKDKEAVRRCQERNYRYPEITGWIRAVKEDFKLVKEMGLKETGILTSVSDYHIFLKLRKNRRAVLREYLSIVSAALELGITPRCHFEDVTRADIYGFCVPFAQDLMRLSEEAKLPVKIRLCDTLGFGVTYPGAALPRCVPKIIRAMIDDAGVPSEYLEWHGHNDFHKGLINATTAWLYGCSAANGTLLGFGERTGNPPLEGLVIEYISLMGHNNGVDTTMITEIRNYFERNIGVQIPANMPFVGANFNATSAGIHADGILKNEEIYNIFNTAKILNRPISISVNDKSGLAGIAQWINSHFALTGKDRIEKTHPGVAKINRWVMKQYEEGRTTSISDQEMEKVARKYLPEIFVSEFDMLKTRAKEMAYHIIERVIEEPGIKSMDPAQMEPILQSLVDEYPYLQYVYVVNIHGIKITRTIVQPVDQSKFAHVGVGEDYSDRSWFIAPLKDGKIHVTDLYTSKHTGALCITLSGPIRNEMGEIKGVLGMDIRFEDLTKSESE, encoded by the coding sequence ATGGTCCTGACGAAAAAGAAGAGAGCGATCCTTGCCAAGACCGCCAACGTCCAGTTTCCGCTCATCGACACTCAGGAGCCGAATCTCTACCGTCACATCTTCCCTTACGACGAGGTCTGCAGGATCGAATTCGACAACCGGTTTGTCTTCATCGACCCTCCCGAGGAGATCTTCATCACGGACACGACCTTCCGGGATGGCCAGCAGGCGAGGCCTCCCTACACGGTGGAGCAGATCGTCGACCTATTCGACATGCTCCATAAATTGGGAGGGGCCAACGGCGTGATCCGTCAGTGCGAATTCTTTCTCTACAGCGAGAAGGACAAGGAAGCGGTCCGAAGGTGCCAGGAGCGCAACTACCGGTATCCTGAAATCACCGGCTGGATCCGCGCCGTCAAGGAGGATTTCAAGCTGGTCAAGGAGATGGGGCTGAAGGAGACCGGCATCCTCACCTCGGTCTCTGATTATCATATCTTCTTGAAGCTGAGGAAGAACCGAAGGGCCGTGCTGAGGGAGTACCTCTCCATCGTCTCGGCGGCCCTCGAACTGGGCATCACGCCCCGTTGCCATTTCGAGGACGTGACCCGGGCCGACATCTACGGGTTCTGCGTTCCCTTCGCCCAGGACCTGATGCGCCTTTCCGAGGAGGCCAAGCTCCCGGTCAAGATCCGGCTCTGCGATACCCTCGGATTCGGGGTGACCTATCCCGGCGCAGCCCTCCCGAGATGCGTCCCCAAGATCATCCGGGCGATGATCGACGATGCGGGCGTTCCCTCGGAATATTTAGAGTGGCACGGCCATAACGATTTCCACAAGGGCCTGATCAACGCCACCACGGCCTGGCTTTACGGTTGCTCGGCGGCCAACGGCACCCTCCTCGGATTCGGCGAGCGGACGGGCAATCCTCCCCTGGAGGGGTTGGTCATCGAATACATCAGCCTGATGGGCCACAACAACGGCGTCGATACCACGATGATCACCGAGATCCGCAACTATTTCGAGCGGAACATCGGGGTCCAGATCCCGGCCAATATGCCCTTCGTGGGAGCCAACTTCAATGCCACGAGCGCGGGCATCCATGCCGATGGGATCCTGAAGAACGAGGAGATCTACAACATCTTCAACACCGCCAAGATCCTCAACCGGCCCATCTCCATCTCGGTCAACGACAAATCGGGCCTGGCGGGGATCGCCCAGTGGATCAACTCCCACTTCGCCCTGACCGGAAAGGACCGGATCGAGAAGACCCATCCGGGGGTGGCGAAGATCAATCGTTGGGTGATGAAACAGTACGAGGAGGGGAGGACGACGTCCATCTCCGATCAGGAGATGGAGAAGGTGGCCCGGAAGTACCTGCCCGAGATCTTCGTCTCCGAATTCGACATGTTGAAGACGAGGGCCAAGGAGATGGCCTACCACATCATCGAACGGGTGATCGAGGAGCCCGGCATCAAATCGATGGATCCAGCCCAGATGGAACCGATCCTCCAGTCGCTCGTGGACGAATATCCTTACCTGCAATATGTCTATGTGGTCAACATCCACGGGATCAAGATCACCCGCACCATCGTTCAACCTGTGGATCAGTCGAAATTTGCCCACGTCGGGGTGGGCGAGGATTATTCTGATCGTTCTTGGTTCATCGCGCCCCTGAAGGACGGCAAGATCCACGTGACCGACCTCTACACCTCGAAACATACCGGGGCCCTCTGCATCACGCTCTCCGGACCGATCCGGAACGAGATGGGAGAGATCAAGGGCGTGCTCGGAATGGATATCCGGTTTGAAGACCTGACCAAGAGCGAAAGCGAATAG